From one Pseudomonas sp. B21-048 genomic stretch:
- a CDS encoding sarcosine oxidase subunit delta translates to MLHIFCPHCGELRSEEEFHASGQAHIPRPLDPNSCTDEEWGDYMFFRDNPRGLHHELWDHVAGCRQYFNVTRDTVTYEILETYKIGAKPQFTDKTDSPKAAATALGEKV, encoded by the coding sequence ATGTTGCATATCTTCTGTCCTCACTGCGGCGAGTTGCGCTCCGAAGAGGAATTCCACGCATCCGGCCAGGCGCACATCCCGCGTCCACTGGATCCGAACAGCTGCACCGACGAGGAGTGGGGCGACTACATGTTCTTCCGCGATAACCCTCGCGGTCTGCACCACGAGCTGTGGGATCACGTTGCCGGTTGCCGTCAGTACTTCAACGTCACCCGTGACACCGTGACCTACGAGATTCTCGAAACCTACAAGATCGGCGCCAAGCCGCAGTTCACCGACAAGACCGACAGCCCGAAAGCGGCCGCCACGGCTCTGGGAGAGAAGGTATGA
- a CDS encoding metallophosphoesterase gives MSLVSHWEHEYDKVKVRLHGLFTRVEMAWMKLVSELEPQEFEAIIALLKRGHDQAQYVLEHGELPDDQPGVPWELSHGLSILRIGNASPLPQSVDELQTRVLKDGSLLGCRKWELLDLLWSEALLKWIENLRHHAPFATDPALVKMERDVTLAIAGDWGTGPFDSHAPAVAVANQMQLARANFTIHLGDVYYAGTHSQEDVDMAGWPMGTQGSFTLNSNHEMYNGAHGYFKELAKRFPAQQGTSYFALYNDDWLVIGLDTAYASDAMNLYMDGTLNQPQIDWMKSLPQRKKIMVLSHHQGFDISGHNKTALYQPVCDALGREPDYWYWGHLHNGICYAAQGGLHARCAGHGAIPYGNASELNGHSRVLWSETQNARDAAYPDRVLNGYVKVRLVGENIEETFIGEDGSVRWRS, from the coding sequence ATGTCATTGGTCAGTCATTGGGAACACGAGTACGACAAGGTCAAAGTGCGGCTGCATGGTTTGTTCACGCGGGTGGAAATGGCCTGGATGAAACTCGTCAGCGAACTCGAACCCCAGGAGTTCGAAGCCATCATTGCGCTGCTAAAACGCGGCCACGATCAGGCGCAGTACGTGCTCGAGCACGGCGAGTTGCCGGACGATCAGCCGGGCGTGCCGTGGGAATTGTCCCACGGCTTGTCGATCCTGCGCATCGGCAATGCCAGCCCGTTGCCGCAATCGGTGGATGAGCTACAAACCCGGGTGCTGAAGGACGGCAGTCTGCTCGGTTGCCGCAAATGGGAACTGCTCGACCTGTTATGGAGCGAGGCCCTGCTGAAGTGGATCGAAAACCTGCGGCATCACGCGCCGTTCGCCACGGACCCGGCACTGGTGAAAATGGAGCGCGACGTGACCCTGGCAATTGCCGGCGACTGGGGCACCGGACCGTTCGACAGCCATGCCCCGGCGGTGGCGGTGGCGAATCAGATGCAACTGGCCCGGGCCAATTTCACCATTCACCTGGGGGATGTGTATTACGCCGGCACTCATTCCCAGGAAGACGTGGACATGGCCGGTTGGCCGATGGGCACGCAGGGCTCGTTCACTCTTAATTCCAACCATGAGATGTACAACGGCGCCCACGGCTATTTCAAGGAACTGGCCAAGCGTTTTCCGGCGCAGCAGGGCACCAGTTACTTCGCGCTGTACAACGACGATTGGCTGGTGATCGGCCTCGACACGGCGTATGCCTCGGACGCCATGAATCTGTACATGGATGGCACCCTGAACCAACCGCAGATCGACTGGATGAAAAGCCTGCCCCAGCGCAAGAAAATCATGGTGCTCAGTCATCACCAGGGCTTCGACATTTCCGGGCACAACAAGACGGCGTTGTATCAACCGGTGTGCGACGCCCTCGGGCGCGAGCCGGATTACTGGTATTGGGGGCATTTGCACAACGGCATCTGCTACGCCGCTCAAGGCGGGTTGCATGCGCGTTGCGCTGGGCACGGGGCGATTCCCTATGGCAATGCCAGCGAACTGAACGGACATTCGCGGGTGCTGTGGTCGGAAACGCAAAATGCGCGGGATGCGGCATACCCGGATCGGGTGTTGAATGGTTATGTGAAGGTGCGGCTGGTGGGGGAGAACATCGAAGAGACGTTTATTGGCGAGGATGGGTCGGTGCGGTGGAGGAGCTAG
- the gbcA gene encoding glycine-betaine demethylase subunit GbcA, giving the protein MDVTTTLSLGDPLEPARKATAQMLQERERTFSLPQPFYSDERLFDIDMQEIFQKEWLIAGMTCEIPTKGNYLTLQVGKNPIIVIRGADGVVHAFHNVCRHRGSRLCTSEKGKVAKLVCHYHQWTYELDGRLLFAGTEMGADFDMKQYGLKPVNVKTAGGYIFISLSENPPAIDDFLSTLNHYMEPYDMENTKVAIQTTLFEKANWKLVLENNRECYHCNASHPELLKTLLEWDDVTDPRADQAFKDHVAASAAAWEAEKIPYAHASFGLRNRIVRMPLLKGTVSMTLDGKQGCAKLMGRIKNPDLGSMRILHLPHSWNHCMGDHIIVFTVWPISAQETMVTTKWIVHKDAVEGVDYDVERMRQVWDATNDQDRRLAEENQRGINSTAYQPGPYSKTYEFGVVNFVDWYSERLLNNLGAEPAPYLKGVPVQG; this is encoded by the coding sequence ATGGACGTCACCACTACCCTGAGCTTGGGCGATCCGCTGGAACCCGCACGCAAGGCCACCGCCCAGATGCTGCAAGAGCGCGAGCGCACGTTCTCGCTGCCGCAGCCGTTTTACTCTGACGAGCGGCTGTTTGATATCGACATGCAGGAAATCTTTCAGAAAGAGTGGTTGATCGCCGGCATGACCTGCGAAATCCCGACCAAGGGCAACTACCTGACCCTGCAAGTCGGCAAGAACCCGATCATCGTGATTCGTGGCGCCGACGGCGTGGTGCATGCGTTCCACAACGTCTGCCGCCACCGCGGTTCACGGCTGTGCACCAGTGAAAAAGGCAAAGTCGCCAAACTGGTCTGCCACTACCACCAGTGGACGTATGAGCTGGACGGCCGCCTGCTGTTCGCCGGCACCGAAATGGGCGCCGACTTCGACATGAAGCAGTACGGCTTGAAGCCTGTGAACGTGAAAACCGCTGGCGGTTACATCTTCATCAGCCTGTCGGAAAACCCGCCGGCCATTGATGACTTCCTGTCGACGCTGAACCATTACATGGAACCGTACGACATGGAGAACACCAAGGTGGCGATCCAGACCACCTTGTTCGAAAAAGCCAACTGGAAACTGGTGCTGGAAAACAACCGCGAGTGCTACCACTGCAACGCGTCGCACCCGGAACTGCTGAAAACCCTGCTGGAATGGGACGACGTCACCGACCCGCGTGCCGACCAGGCCTTCAAGGACCACGTCGCTGCTTCGGCCGCTGCCTGGGAAGCCGAGAAGATCCCTTACGCCCACGCCAGCTTCGGCCTGCGTAACCGCATCGTGCGCATGCCGCTGCTCAAGGGCACCGTGTCGATGACCCTGGACGGCAAACAAGGCTGCGCCAAACTCATGGGCCGCATCAAAAACCCGGACCTGGGTTCGATGCGCATCCTGCACCTGCCGCACTCGTGGAACCATTGCATGGGCGACCACATCATCGTGTTCACCGTGTGGCCGATCAGCGCTCAGGAAACCATGGTCACCACCAAGTGGATCGTCCACAAGGACGCGGTCGAAGGCGTGGACTACGACGTGGAGCGCATGCGCCAGGTCTGGGATGCGACCAACGACCAGGACCGTCGCCTGGCCGAAGAAAACCAGCGCGGGATCAACTCCACCGCGTACCAACCAGGGCCTTACTCCAAGACCTATGAGTTCGGTGTGGTGAACTTCGTGGATTGGTACAGCGAGCGGTTGCTGAACAACCTTGGGGCCGAGCCTGCGCCGTACCTCAAAGGGGTGCCGGTACAAGGCTAG
- the glyA gene encoding serine hydroxymethyltransferase: MFSKQDQIKGYDDALLAAMNAEEQRQEDHIELIASENYTSKRVMEAQGSGLTNKYAEGYPGKRYYGGCEHVDKVEALAIERAKQLFGADYANVQPHSGSSANSAVYLALLQAGDTILGMSLAHGGHLTHGAKVSSSGKLYNAVQYGIDTKTGLIDYDEVERLAVECKPKMIVAGFSAYSKTLDFPRFRQIADKVGALLFVDMAHVAGLVAAGLYPNPLPYADVVTTTTHKTLRGPRGGLILCKSNEEIEKKLNAAVFPGAQGGPLMHVIAGKAVCFKEALEPGFKVYQQQVIDNAQAMAGVFIKRGYDVVSGGTDNHLFLVSLIRQGLTGKEADAALGRAHITVNKNAVPNDPQSPFVTSGLRIGTPAVTTRGFKVTQCITLAGWICDILDNLGDADVEANVAQQVAALCADFPVYR; encoded by the coding sequence ATGTTCAGCAAGCAAGACCAGATCAAAGGCTACGACGATGCACTGCTGGCGGCGATGAATGCCGAGGAGCAACGTCAGGAAGATCACATCGAGCTGATCGCGTCAGAGAACTACACCAGCAAGCGCGTGATGGAAGCGCAAGGCAGTGGCCTGACCAACAAATACGCCGAAGGTTATCCGGGCAAGCGCTACTACGGTGGCTGCGAGCACGTCGACAAGGTAGAGGCCCTGGCCATCGAGCGCGCCAAGCAACTGTTCGGTGCCGATTACGCCAACGTCCAGCCACACTCCGGTTCCTCGGCCAACAGCGCCGTGTACCTGGCCCTGCTGCAAGCCGGCGATACCATCCTCGGCATGAGCCTGGCCCACGGCGGTCACCTGACCCACGGTGCCAAAGTGTCGTCTTCGGGCAAGCTGTACAACGCCGTGCAGTACGGCATCGACACCAAGACCGGGCTGATCGATTACGACGAAGTCGAGCGCCTGGCCGTCGAGTGCAAGCCGAAAATGATCGTCGCCGGCTTCTCGGCTTACTCCAAGACCCTCGACTTCCCGCGCTTCCGTCAGATCGCCGACAAGGTCGGTGCGCTGCTGTTCGTCGACATGGCCCACGTTGCCGGTCTGGTCGCTGCCGGCCTGTACCCGAATCCGCTGCCGTATGCCGATGTGGTCACCACCACCACCCACAAGACCCTGCGCGGTCCTCGTGGCGGCCTGATCCTGTGCAAGTCCAACGAAGAAATCGAGAAGAAGCTCAACGCGGCAGTCTTCCCGGGTGCCCAGGGCGGCCCGCTGATGCACGTGATCGCCGGTAAGGCGGTGTGCTTCAAGGAAGCGTTGGAGCCTGGCTTCAAGGTTTACCAGCAGCAAGTGATCGACAACGCCCAGGCGATGGCCGGCGTATTTATCAAACGCGGCTACGATGTAGTGTCCGGCGGCACCGATAACCACCTGTTTCTGGTCAGCCTGATCCGTCAGGGCCTCACCGGCAAAGAGGCGGATGCAGCACTCGGTCGCGCCCACATCACCGTGAACAAGAACGCTGTCCCGAATGATCCACAGTCGCCGTTCGTGACCTCCGGCCTGCGTATCGGCACCCCGGCGGTGACCACTCGCGGCTTCAAGGTTACCCAGTGCATCACGCTGGCCGGCTGGATCTGCGACATCCTCGACAACCTCGGCGATGCCGATGTCGAAGCGAATGTCGCGCAGCAAGTGGCAGCCCTGTGCGCGGACTTCCCGGTTTATCGCTGA
- a CDS encoding sarcosine oxidase subunit beta: protein MQRYSGFGLFKHSLSHHENWQKMWRTPTPKKVYDVVIVGGGGHGLATAYYLAKEHGITNVAVVEKGWLGGGNTARNTTIVRSNYLWDESAHLYEHAMKLWEGLSQDLNYNVMFSQRGVYNLCHTLQDIRDSERRVSANRLNGVDGELLDAKQVADEIPYLDCSKNTRYPVMGATVQRRGGVARHDAVAWGFARAADALGVDLIQQTEVIGFRKENGVCIGVETNKGFIGAKRVGVVTAGNSGHMAKLAGFRLPIESHPLQALVSEPIKPIIDSVIMSNAVHGYISQSDKGDLVIGAGIDGYNGYGQRGSYPVIEHTVQAIVEMFPVLSRVRMNRQWGGIVDTTPDACPIISKTPVPNMFFNCGWGTGGFKATPGSGNVFAASLAKGEMHPLAAPFSIDRFHNGALIDEHGAAAVAH, encoded by the coding sequence ATGCAACGCTATTCGGGCTTCGGCCTCTTCAAACACTCCCTCAGCCATCACGAAAACTGGCAGAAGATGTGGCGCACGCCGACCCCGAAAAAGGTCTATGACGTGGTCATCGTCGGCGGTGGCGGGCATGGTCTGGCGACCGCCTACTACCTGGCCAAGGAACACGGCATCACCAACGTGGCCGTGGTCGAGAAAGGCTGGCTGGGCGGCGGTAACACCGCGCGCAACACCACCATCGTTCGCTCCAACTACCTGTGGGACGAGTCGGCGCACCTGTACGAACACGCGATGAAACTGTGGGAAGGCCTGTCTCAGGACCTGAACTACAACGTGATGTTCTCCCAGCGCGGCGTTTACAACCTGTGCCACACGCTTCAAGACATTCGTGATTCTGAGCGTCGGGTCAGCGCCAACCGCCTCAACGGCGTGGACGGCGAACTGCTCGATGCCAAACAAGTGGCTGACGAGATTCCGTACCTCGACTGCTCCAAGAACACTCGCTACCCGGTGATGGGCGCAACCGTCCAGCGTCGCGGCGGCGTGGCCCGTCACGATGCCGTGGCGTGGGGCTTTGCCCGTGCCGCCGACGCCTTGGGCGTGGACCTGATCCAGCAGACCGAAGTAATTGGCTTCCGCAAGGAAAACGGCGTGTGCATCGGTGTTGAAACCAACAAGGGCTTCATCGGCGCCAAGCGCGTTGGTGTGGTCACTGCCGGTAACTCCGGGCACATGGCCAAGCTCGCCGGTTTCCGTCTGCCGATCGAATCGCACCCGCTGCAAGCGCTGGTGTCCGAGCCGATCAAGCCGATTATCGACAGCGTGATCATGTCCAACGCCGTACACGGTTACATCAGCCAGTCCGACAAGGGCGACCTGGTGATCGGCGCCGGTATCGACGGCTACAACGGCTACGGCCAGCGTGGTTCGTACCCGGTGATCGAGCACACCGTTCAGGCCATCGTCGAGATGTTCCCGGTGTTGTCCCGCGTGCGCATGAACCGTCAGTGGGGCGGCATCGTCGACACCACGCCGGATGCGTGCCCGATCATTTCGAAAACACCGGTACCGAACATGTTCTTCAACTGCGGTTGGGGCACCGGTGGCTTCAAGGCAACACCTGGCTCGGGCAACGTATTTGCCGCCAGCCTGGCCAAGGGTGAAATGCACCCATTGGCTGCACCTTTCTCCATCGACCGTTTCCACAACGGTGCGTTGATCGACGAACACGGCGCTGCTGCGGTTGCCCACTAA
- the gbcB gene encoding glycine-betaine demethylase subunit GbcB: MSNSFLNPVTTQTWANGRHIVRCVKVIQETWDVRTFCFMADQPILFFFKPGQFVTLELEIDGVPIMRSYTISSSPSVPYSFSVTIKRVPGGKVSNWLHDTLHEGQELAVHGPVGLFNAMDFTAPKVLYLSGGVGITPVMSMARWFYDTNGNVDMVFIHSARSPKDIIYHRELEHMASRIENFSLHLICEKHGMGEPWAGYRGYLNHRMLELMAPDFLEREVFCCGPTPYMNAVKRLLEAAGFDMSRYHEESFGATPPEARADAVEHAEQAADAPEVDVADLHQVEFTASGKSIRVAPGETVHAAAAKLGLLIPKACGMGICGTCKVMKLGGEVDMEHNGGITEEDEAEGYILSCCSVPKGDVRIEF; the protein is encoded by the coding sequence ATGTCCAACAGCTTCCTGAACCCGGTAACCACCCAGACCTGGGCCAATGGTCGACACATTGTCCGTTGCGTCAAAGTCATCCAGGAAACCTGGGATGTGCGTACCTTCTGCTTCATGGCCGACCAGCCGATCCTGTTCTTTTTCAAGCCCGGGCAATTCGTCACCCTGGAGCTGGAAATCGACGGCGTGCCGATCATGCGCTCCTACACCATTTCCAGCTCGCCATCGGTGCCGTACAGCTTTTCGGTGACGATCAAGCGCGTGCCGGGGGGCAAGGTGTCCAACTGGCTGCACGACACCCTGCATGAAGGCCAGGAGCTGGCGGTGCACGGGCCGGTCGGACTGTTCAACGCCATGGATTTCACCGCGCCGAAAGTGCTGTACCTCAGCGGTGGCGTCGGCATCACGCCCGTTATGTCGATGGCTCGCTGGTTCTACGACACCAACGGCAACGTCGACATGGTGTTTATCCACAGCGCCCGTTCGCCCAAAGACATCATTTACCACCGCGAACTGGAACACATGGCTTCGCGGATCGAGAACTTCAGCCTGCACCTGATTTGCGAGAAGCATGGCATGGGTGAGCCCTGGGCCGGTTATCGCGGTTACCTGAACCACAGAATGCTTGAATTGATGGCGCCGGACTTCCTTGAGCGCGAAGTGTTCTGCTGCGGCCCGACACCGTATATGAACGCGGTCAAACGCTTGCTGGAAGCCGCTGGCTTCGACATGTCGCGTTACCACGAAGAATCCTTCGGCGCGACGCCGCCAGAGGCCCGCGCCGACGCCGTGGAACACGCTGAACAAGCGGCCGACGCCCCGGAAGTCGACGTGGCGGATCTGCATCAGGTGGAGTTCACTGCTTCGGGCAAGAGCATTCGCGTGGCACCGGGGGAAACCGTGCATGCGGCGGCAGCCAAGCTTGGCTTGCTGATCCCCAAAGCCTGCGGGATGGGGATTTGCGGGACCTGCAAGGTGATGAAGCTCGGTGGTGAAGTCGACATGGAACACAACGGCGGGATTACCGAGGAAGACGAAGCCGAGGGTTACATCCTGTCGTGCTGCAGCGTGCCGAAGGGTGATGTGCGGATTGAGTTTTAA
- a CDS encoding low specificity L-threonine aldolase: MTDKSQQFASDNYSGICPEAWAAMEQANHGHQRAYGDDEWTARAADQFRKLFETDCEVFFAFNGTAANSLALSSLCQSYHSVICSETAHVETDECGAPEFFSNGSKLLIARTENGKLTPESIREIALKRQDIHYPKPRVVTLTQATEVGSVYTPAEIRAISATCKELGLNLHMDGARFSNACAFLGCSPADLTWKAGVDVLCFGGTKNGMAVGEAILFFNHKLAEDFDYRCKQAGQLASKMRFLSAPWVGILENDAWLKYARHANHCAQLLAELVSDIPGVELMFPVQANGVFLQLSEPAIAALTAKSWRFYTFIGNGGARFMCSWDTEEERVRELARDIREVMAG; this comes from the coding sequence ATGACCGACAAGAGCCAACAATTCGCCAGCGACAACTACTCCGGTATCTGCCCTGAAGCCTGGGCTGCCATGGAACAGGCCAACCACGGCCACCAGCGCGCTTATGGCGACGATGAGTGGACCGCCCGCGCGGCCGATCAATTTCGCAAACTGTTCGAAACCGACTGTGAAGTGTTCTTCGCCTTCAACGGCACCGCGGCCAACTCGCTGGCCCTGTCGTCGCTGTGCCAGAGTTACCACAGCGTGATCTGCTCGGAAACCGCCCACGTCGAAACCGATGAATGCGGCGCGCCGGAGTTTTTCTCCAACGGCTCCAAACTGCTCATCGCCCGCACCGAAAATGGCAAGCTGACGCCGGAATCAATCCGTGAAATCGCCCTTAAGCGCCAGGATATCCACTACCCGAAACCGCGTGTCGTGACCCTGACCCAGGCCACCGAAGTCGGCAGCGTGTACACCCCGGCCGAAATCCGCGCCATCAGCGCCACCTGCAAAGAACTGGGCCTGAACCTGCACATGGACGGCGCGCGTTTCTCCAATGCTTGCGCATTTCTTGGCTGCTCGCCAGCGGACCTGACCTGGAAGGCCGGGGTTGACGTGTTGTGTTTCGGCGGCACGAAAAACGGCATGGCGGTGGGCGAAGCGATTCTGTTTTTCAACCACAAACTGGCTGAAGACTTCGACTACCGCTGCAAACAGGCCGGGCAACTGGCCTCGAAAATGCGCTTCCTCTCCGCACCTTGGGTCGGGATTCTGGAAAACGACGCCTGGCTCAAATACGCCCGCCACGCCAACCACTGCGCGCAGCTGCTGGCCGAACTGGTGAGCGACATTCCGGGCGTGGAACTGATGTTCCCGGTACAGGCCAATGGCGTGTTCTTGCAACTGTCGGAACCGGCCATTGCCGCACTGACCGCCAAGAGCTGGCGCTTCTACACCTTCATCGGCAACGGCGGCGCACGGTTCATGTGCTCGTGGGACACCGAAGAAGAACGCGTGCGGGAGTTGGCGCGGGACATCCGCGAAGTGATGGCAGGTTAA
- a CDS encoding conjugal transfer protein TraX produces MHMTQRDGALDLLKWLALLSMVLDHLRYVGYSIDLLYVPGRLAFPWFCLVMAVNLSRTHAMTTDGQWRYLGWLSLFSVLSEIPYRMYVPAPDTLNVLPTLALGLLVAGGWQHRTPQSQCLATAALVLAALFPERLMFGFFGVLLPLAMLLVIRRPWYFSLLPGLFCLAANQWQVLYDAVRLGNSLAVAAIATCLIAPWLGLFLLRHAHGVKPPPMRRWTYALYPVHFLILLALRKLIG; encoded by the coding sequence ATGCACATGACGCAGAGGGACGGTGCACTGGACCTGCTCAAGTGGCTGGCACTGCTGAGCATGGTGCTCGATCACCTGCGATATGTCGGTTACTCCATCGATCTGCTGTATGTGCCGGGTAGATTGGCGTTCCCATGGTTCTGTCTGGTGATGGCTGTGAACCTGTCGCGTACACATGCAATGACGACCGACGGCCAATGGCGCTACCTTGGTTGGTTGTCGCTGTTTAGCGTTCTGAGCGAAATCCCCTACCGGATGTACGTTCCTGCGCCCGACACCTTGAATGTCTTGCCCACGTTGGCGCTGGGCTTGCTGGTGGCCGGTGGCTGGCAGCACCGAACGCCGCAGTCGCAATGCCTGGCAACGGCTGCCTTGGTGCTGGCGGCGCTGTTCCCGGAGCGACTGATGTTCGGATTCTTCGGCGTGCTGTTGCCGCTGGCGATGTTGCTGGTGATCAGGCGGCCCTGGTATTTCAGCCTGCTGCCGGGGCTGTTCTGTCTGGCGGCCAATCAGTGGCAAGTGCTGTATGACGCCGTTCGATTGGGTAATAGCCTGGCAGTGGCAGCTATCGCCACTTGTCTGATTGCGCCATGGCTGGGGCTATTCTTGTTGCGACACGCCCATGGCGTAAAACCACCACCTATGCGCCGTTGGACATATGCCCTCTATCCCGTGCATTTCCTCATATTGTTGGCGCTACGCAAGCTCATCGGCTGA